One stretch of Flavobacterium sp. 9 DNA includes these proteins:
- a CDS encoding 1-acyl-sn-glycerol-3-phosphate acyltransferase produces MQKFDAIRPFYDSEINEALHDVVNHPMMKTMMNFTFPEVEDEVWKEQLKKTHSIRDFQCNFIYNTIQKVLEKSSEGLTTSGFEKLEPNTSYLFISNHRDILLDTTLLNVCLFEHGLVMTASAIGDNLVKKAFLSTLAKLNRNFLVLRGLTPREMLQSSKLLAEYMGQLLLRENRSVWIAQREGRTKDGNDETNPGVLKMIGMGSDEANLMDYFKKLKIVPVSISYEYDPTDVLKMPQLMAEAKNEVYIKDKNEDFMTIISGIMGTKKRIHISVGDVLDTEIDQIVAENDNSNKQIQALAQVIDDSILKNYQLWPTNFIAYDILNETDRFAHLYKENEKSLFERRLEMRIGCDNPVTRQGFLAMYANPVVNKLKYQDVI; encoded by the coding sequence ATGCAGAAATTTGATGCCATTCGACCGTTTTATGATTCTGAAATAAATGAAGCACTTCATGATGTTGTTAATCATCCGATGATGAAAACCATGATGAACTTTACTTTTCCGGAAGTAGAAGATGAGGTTTGGAAAGAGCAACTTAAGAAAACACATTCGATTCGTGATTTTCAGTGCAACTTTATTTATAATACAATACAAAAGGTTTTAGAGAAAAGTTCTGAAGGACTTACAACTTCAGGATTTGAAAAACTTGAACCCAATACATCGTACTTATTTATCTCTAATCACAGAGATATTTTACTAGATACAACCTTATTGAATGTTTGCCTTTTTGAGCATGGTTTAGTCATGACAGCATCTGCAATTGGCGACAATTTGGTTAAAAAAGCATTCCTGAGCACTTTGGCAAAACTAAACAGAAACTTTTTGGTTTTAAGAGGTTTAACGCCAAGAGAAATGTTGCAAAGCTCTAAATTATTGGCCGAATATATGGGACAATTATTGCTTCGCGAAAATCGTTCGGTTTGGATTGCACAAAGAGAAGGACGTACAAAAGACGGAAATGACGAAACCAATCCAGGAGTTTTAAAAATGATTGGAATGGGTTCTGATGAAGCCAATTTGATGGATTATTTCAAGAAATTAAAGATCGTTCCAGTTTCGATTTCATACGAATATGATCCTACAGATGTTTTGAAAATGCCACAATTAATGGCCGAAGCAAAAAACGAAGTTTACATTAAAGATAAAAACGAAGATTTCATGACCATTATAAGTGGTATCATGGGAACTAAGAAAAGAATACACATTTCTGTTGGAGATGTTCTGGATACTGAAATTGATCAGATTGTTGCTGAAAATGACAATTCTAACAAACAAATTCAGGCTCTGGCACAAGTTATTGACGATTCGATTTTGAAGAATTATCAATTATGGCCAACTAATTTTATCGCTTACGACATTTTGAACGAAACAGATAGATTTGCTCATTTATACAAAGAAAATGAGAAATCATTGTTTGAGCGTCGTCTGGAAATGCGTATTGGCTGTGATAATCCGGTTACAAGACAAGGATTTCTGGCAATGTATGCAAATCCTGTTGTGAACAAATTAAAATACCAAGATGTCATCTAA
- a CDS encoding asparaginase has translation MSSKAKILLIYTGGTIGMSKDFETGALKAFNFGKLLQKIPEIKQLDCEIESVSFENPIDSSNMNPAMWTKIAEIIEENYVAYDGFVVLHGSDTMSYSASALSFMLENLSKPVVFTGSQLPIGDLRTDAKENLITAIQIASLQENGKPVINEVCLYFEYKLYRGNRTSKVNAEHFKAFTAPNYPELVESGVHLKLNRHLFLPIKENANLIVHKNLDNHVAIIKMFPGMSEIVLSSILAIKDLKGIVLETYGSGNAPTEDWFLNLIQKAIQSGLHIVNVTQCSGGSVNMGQYETSTALKSLGVISGKDITTEAAITKLMYLLGHNIPQKEFKDVFETALRGEISL, from the coding sequence ATGTCATCTAAAGCTAAAATATTGCTGATCTATACCGGTGGAACCATTGGTATGAGTAAAGATTTTGAAACTGGCGCACTCAAAGCGTTCAATTTTGGTAAATTATTGCAAAAAATTCCTGAAATCAAACAATTAGATTGTGAGATTGAATCAGTTTCTTTCGAAAACCCAATAGATTCATCCAACATGAATCCTGCAATGTGGACGAAAATTGCTGAAATTATAGAAGAGAATTACGTCGCTTATGATGGATTCGTGGTTCTTCATGGTTCTGATACAATGTCATATTCAGCATCGGCATTGAGTTTTATGCTGGAGAATTTGTCAAAACCAGTTGTATTTACAGGTTCTCAATTGCCAATTGGTGATTTGCGTACCGATGCAAAAGAAAATCTGATTACGGCAATTCAGATCGCTTCATTACAAGAAAACGGAAAGCCGGTAATCAACGAAGTTTGTTTGTATTTTGAATATAAATTGTATCGTGGAAACCGAACTTCAAAAGTAAATGCTGAACATTTTAAAGCTTTTACGGCACCAAATTATCCTGAATTAGTAGAATCTGGAGTTCATCTTAAACTAAACAGACATTTATTTCTTCCGATAAAAGAAAACGCCAATTTGATCGTTCATAAAAACTTGGACAATCATGTTGCTATTATAAAAATGTTTCCGGGAATGAGCGAAATTGTTTTATCGTCAATTTTAGCTATTAAAGATTTAAAAGGAATTGTATTAGAAACTTACGGTTCCGGAAATGCGCCAACCGAAGATTGGTTCTTGAATTTAATTCAAAAAGCAATTCAGTCCGGTTTACATATCGTCAATGTTACACAATGTTCCGGCGGAAGTGTAAATATGGGACAATACGAAACCAGTACAGCCTTAAAATCTCTTGGAGTTATCTCAGGAAAAGATATTACTACAGAAGCCGCAATTACAAAATTAATGTACTTGTTAGGACATAATATTCCTCAAAAAGAATTTAAAGACGTTTTTGAAACTGCTTTACGCGGAGAGATTTCGTTGTAG
- a CDS encoding MFS transporter, which yields MFKALKSKNFKLFFYGQSVSVIGTWLQKTAVSWMVYSVTGSVFLLGLATFLSMIPSLFLAPLAGSIIGRYDRHKAMILLQSLAMFQAGALALLIYLKIYNINFILALSLFQGIINSFDMTCRQTMMIDIVDNKEDLPNAVALNSTLNNFARIAGPALAGIILHNYGEDICFIGNFLSYIPVLISLLMMKITPHIKATDKMKMLDDFLEGLDYVKKETEMAKMLLMLMCSSLFVISFNTLMPVFAKDIFSGNAQTFSWFESAAGIGSIVSAIYLANLKKADNMGKIMISASLLLGFSIIILAYSNSLTVALICMALSGVGMMAQTSSINIYVQTQSTVNMRSRSISYYLMAYQGMIPVGSLIIGYVSHIIGTRETVAIQGIICIISVIVYVYYKNRSSEEEMGTCPVRYKD from the coding sequence ATGTTTAAAGCGCTAAAATCAAAAAACTTCAAGTTATTCTTTTATGGACAATCAGTTTCTGTAATTGGAACATGGCTTCAAAAAACGGCTGTAAGTTGGATGGTTTATAGCGTGACGGGTTCTGTTTTCTTACTTGGTCTTGCGACCTTTTTAAGCATGATTCCGTCTTTATTTCTTGCACCGCTAGCCGGAAGTATTATTGGACGTTATGACAGACACAAAGCCATGATTTTATTGCAATCTTTGGCGATGTTTCAAGCTGGAGCTTTGGCTTTATTGATTTACTTAAAAATTTACAATATCAATTTTATTTTAGCTTTAAGCCTTTTTCAGGGAATCATAAACTCCTTCGATATGACTTGTCGTCAAACTATGATGATTGATATTGTCGACAATAAAGAAGATTTGCCAAACGCGGTTGCCTTAAACTCTACTTTGAACAATTTTGCCCGAATTGCAGGTCCAGCTCTAGCCGGAATTATTCTGCACAATTATGGTGAAGACATTTGTTTTATTGGAAACTTCTTAAGTTATATTCCAGTTTTGATTTCTTTATTGATGATGAAAATCACTCCGCATATCAAAGCGACTGATAAAATGAAAATGTTAGACGATTTCCTTGAAGGTTTGGATTATGTGAAAAAAGAAACCGAAATGGCGAAAATGCTTTTAATGCTTATGTGTAGCAGTTTATTTGTAATCTCTTTCAATACTTTAATGCCTGTTTTTGCCAAAGATATTTTCAGCGGAAACGCTCAGACTTTTAGCTGGTTCGAAAGTGCTGCCGGAATTGGTTCAATTGTATCGGCTATTTATCTGGCAAATCTTAAAAAAGCTGATAATATGGGTAAAATAATGATCTCTGCGAGTTTATTATTAGGTTTTAGCATCATTATACTTGCTTACTCAAATAGTTTGACTGTCGCGCTTATTTGTATGGCTTTGAGTGGCGTGGGAATGATGGCACAAACCTCATCTATAAACATTTACGTTCAAACGCAAAGTACGGTAAATATGCGTTCCAGAAGTATTAGCTATTATTTAATGGCGTATCAGGGAATGATTCCTGTGGGAAGTTTAATAATTGGGTATGTTTCACACATTATAGGAACACGAGAAACTGTAGCAATTCAGGGAATTATCTGTATTATTTCTGTAATTGTTTATGTGTATTATAAAAACCGTAGTTCTGAAGAAGAAATGGGAACTTGTCCCGTTCGTTATAAAGATTAA
- a CDS encoding LysR substrate-binding domain-containing protein, translating into MEIYQLEYFIKTAEVLHFTKAAELCFVTQSGLSQQIKKLEEELGMPLFIRIGKKVKLTEAGSVFLIHAKKVIENVQNGKQAIDDLNEMIGGELRIGVTYIFGLLILPVINAFAKRYQKLKIVVEYGTTEALEQKLIHNELDLVLVISSHEIGLPLQKVPLFTSNMVMVVSKTHSLAVLDKIAFKKIEGIPLVLPGKGSNSREFVEELFTKNKMKPKISIELNSIHALLQMVQDSDWATIVAEKALKDWDNLKAIAITGVPTQRDSFMLTIEGAYQKKAVKLFMEEFKKSM; encoded by the coding sequence ATGGAGATTTATCAATTAGAATATTTTATTAAAACAGCTGAAGTTCTTCATTTTACAAAAGCTGCCGAATTGTGTTTTGTCACACAATCCGGATTATCACAACAAATAAAAAAACTCGAAGAAGAACTCGGAATGCCTTTATTCATCAGGATTGGCAAGAAAGTTAAACTTACCGAAGCAGGTTCTGTTTTTTTAATTCACGCTAAAAAGGTGATTGAAAATGTACAAAACGGGAAACAGGCCATTGACGATTTGAATGAAATGATTGGCGGAGAATTGCGAATAGGCGTGACTTATATTTTTGGATTACTGATTTTACCCGTGATTAATGCATTTGCAAAAAGATATCAAAAGCTAAAAATTGTCGTGGAATATGGTACAACCGAGGCATTAGAACAGAAATTAATTCACAATGAACTGGATTTGGTTTTGGTTATTTCATCGCATGAAATTGGGCTTCCGCTTCAAAAAGTACCTTTGTTTACTTCAAATATGGTTATGGTAGTTTCAAAAACACATTCTTTGGCAGTTTTAGACAAAATTGCTTTTAAGAAAATAGAAGGAATACCGCTGGTTCTTCCGGGTAAAGGTTCGAATTCGAGAGAATTTGTAGAAGAGTTGTTCACAAAAAACAAAATGAAACCTAAAATTTCGATTGAATTAAACTCGATTCATGCTTTATTGCAAATGGTACAAGACAGCGATTGGGCAACAATTGTAGCAGAAAAAGCCCTGAAAGACTGGGATAATCTAAAAGCAATTGCCATTACAGGAGTTCCTACACAAAGAGATTCATTCATGTTAACCATAGAAGGAGCGTATCAAAAAAAGGCAGTAAAACTATTTATGGAAGAATTTAAGAAAAGTATGTAA